One Helianthus annuus cultivar XRQ/B chromosome 12, HanXRQr2.0-SUNRISE, whole genome shotgun sequence genomic region harbors:
- the LOC110895025 gene encoding nucleobase-ascorbate transporter 6, with amino-acid sequence MAGGAAPPPKQDDQQPHPAKDQLPNVSYCITSPPPWPEAILLGFQHYLVMLGTTVLIPTTLVPQMGGGNEEKAKMIQTLLFVAGLNTLTQTLFGTRLPAVVGGSYTFVPTTISIILAGRYSDIVDPQEKFERIMRGTQGALIVASTLQIVLGFSGLWRNITRFMSPLSAVPLVALTGYGLYEFGFPLVAKCVEIGLPQIIMLLIFSQYIPTLMKGKSQVYDRFAVLFSVVIVWIYAHLLTVAGAYKNASDKTQQSCRTDRAGIIGAAPWIRVPYPFQWGAPTFDAGEAFAMMAASFVALVESTGALIAVARYASATPMPHSVLSRGIGWQGVGILLSGIFGTGNGSSVSVENAGLLGLTRVGSRRVVQISAGFMIFFSILGKFGAVFASIPAPIVAGLYCLFFAYVGSAGLGFLQFCNLNSFRVKFILGFSIFMGLSIPQYFNEYTAIRSYGPVHTKARWWNDMVNVPFSSEAFVGGLLAMFLDVTLRQKDTATRKDRGMHWWDKYRSYKTDARSEEFYSLPFNLNKFFPSV; translated from the exons ATGGCAGGAGGAGCAGCACCACCACCTAAACAGGATGATCAGCAGCCACACCCTGCTAAAGATCAGCTTCCTAATGTCTCTTACTGCATTACAAGTCCACCACCATGGC CTGAGGCAATACTCTTAGGTTTCCAACATTATCTTGTGATGCTTGGAACAACAGTTCTCATTCCAACAACTCTTGTTCCTCAAATGGGTGGTGGGAAT GAAGAAAAAGCAAAGATGATTCAAACACTACTGTTTGTTGCTGGTTTGAACACATTGACACAAACACTTTTTGGGACACGGTTGCCAGCTGTCGTTGGGGGGTCATACACTTTCGTGCCTACTACTATTTCAATCATTTTGGCTGGTCGATATAGCGACATCGTGGATCCTCAAGAG AAATTTGAGAGGATTATGAGAGGGACTCAAGGAGCTCTTATTGTTGCTTCAACTCTTCAAATTGTGCTTGGTTTTAGTGGACTTTGGCGTAATATCACACG ATTCATGAGTCCATTGTCTGCAGTTCCATTGGTGGCTCTAACCGGTTATGGATTATATGAGTTTGGTTTTCCCTTG GTTGCTAAATGTGTTGAGATTGGATTGCCACAGATCATTATGCTGCTAATTTTCTCACAG TACATACCCACTCTTATGAAGGGAAAAAGCCAAGTATATGACCGATTTGCTGTTTTATTCTCGGTGGTAATTGTGTGGATATACGCTCACTTACTCACTGTTGCTGGGGCATACAAGAACGCATCTGACAAAACTCAACAAAGTTGTAGAACTGACCGTGCTGGAATCATAGGCGCTGCTCCTTG GATACGTGTTCCTTATCCGTTTCAATGGGGAGCTCCAACATTTGACGCTGGAGAAGCTTTTGCTATGATGGCTGCTTCGTTTGTTGCTCTAGTCGAG TCTACTGGTGCGCTCATTGCAGTAGCTAGGTATGCAAGTGCAACTCCTATGCCACATTCGGTTCTTAGCCGTGGCATTGGTTGGCAG ggaGTTGGCATTCTGCTTTCGGGTATCTTTGGGACAGGAAATGGCTCATCTGTATCCGT TGAAAATGCGGGTTTGCTCGGTTTAACACGTGTTGGTAGCAGAAGGGTCGTGCAGATCTCTGCTGGTTTCATGATATTTTTTTCCATTCTTG GAAAATTCGGGGCTGTATTTGCATCAATTCCAGCACCTATCGTAGCGGGATTGTATTGTCTGTTCTTCGCGTATGTGG GCTCAGCGGGTCTTGGGTTTCTACAGTTTTGTAATCTAAACAGTTTCAGAGTAAAATTTATTCTTGGATTCTCGATTTTCATGGGGTTATCGATACCACAATACTTCAACGAGTACACTGCTATCAGGAGTTATGGTCCTGTCCACACAAAAGCTAGATGG TGGAACGATATGGTAAATGTACCGTTCTCTTCTGAAGCATTTGTGGGCGGTTTATTGGCAATGTTTCTGGATGTAACATTAAGGCAGAAAGATACTGCAACAAGGAAGGACAGAGGAATGCATTGGTGGGACAAATACAGATCGTATAAAACCGACGCAAGAAGCGAAGAATTCTACTCTTTGCCCTTTAATCTCAACAAGTTCTTCCCTTCGGTTTGA